A section of the Acidobacterium capsulatum ATCC 51196 genome encodes:
- a CDS encoding S9 family peptidase yields MSTEPATPAAALTPPHARAERTEHRIHGHVLADDYAWLRQKDSPETIAWLQAENAYTEAVMAPTAELQKQLYDEMVSHIKETDVSVPFLDGAFWYYSRTEQGRQYPIYCRKPAHGPVFDDTATEEILLDINALAEKESYFAIGAMTISDDGHLLAFSTDTTGFRQYTLHVKDLRTGEILSERAERVGSVVWAADNRTLFYTVEDPEQKRQFQFFRHVLGTPHTEDELVFEEKDERFNIGAGRTRDGEFLILQSSSHTTSEEQFLRAGSPTAAWTLIEPRRDNIEYYVNHRHGHWYIRANDTGRNFRLVSAPEATPSRQHWTEIIPHRDDVMLEEVDLFAGFCVAFERRQGLEHLRVIHFPGEGPAFGQSNEIAFPEPAYTTHPHINRVFDTTRYRYAYQSLVTPSSVYEYDTATGQTTLLKQLEVPGGFDRTLYTSERIFAQASDGVEVPISLVYRKDSFERGKNPLWVYGYGSYGYPLPMGFNSNRLSLLDRGFVLAYAHIRGGGDMGKPWHDAGRLIHKRNTFTDFIAVTEHLAAHGYGDPARIAAEGGSAGGLLMGAIVNLRPDLYRAIVSHVPFVDVMNTMLDASLPLTVPEYEEWGNPNEPEAFEYMLSYSPYDNLKAASYPAILVKTSLNDSQVMYWEPAKYVAKLRTLKQDNHLLLLHTNMSAGHGGASGRYDYLKEIAFDYAFLLRELGIVSL; encoded by the coding sequence ATGAGCACGGAACCCGCTACCCCCGCAGCCGCCCTGACCCCGCCCCACGCCCGCGCCGAACGCACCGAACACCGCATCCACGGCCACGTGCTGGCCGATGACTACGCCTGGCTGCGCCAGAAGGATTCCCCCGAAACCATCGCCTGGCTGCAGGCCGAAAACGCCTACACCGAGGCCGTCATGGCTCCCACCGCCGAGTTGCAGAAGCAGCTCTACGACGAGATGGTCAGCCACATCAAAGAGACCGATGTCTCCGTTCCCTTTCTTGACGGCGCGTTCTGGTACTACTCCCGTACCGAGCAGGGCCGCCAGTACCCCATCTACTGCCGCAAGCCCGCCCACGGCCCTGTCTTCGACGACACCGCCACCGAAGAAATCCTGCTCGACATCAACGCCCTCGCCGAAAAGGAAAGCTACTTCGCCATTGGTGCCATGACCATCTCTGACGATGGCCACCTGCTCGCCTTCTCCACGGACACGACCGGCTTCCGCCAGTACACCCTCCACGTCAAAGACCTCCGCACCGGCGAAATCCTCTCCGAGCGCGCCGAGCGCGTCGGCTCCGTCGTCTGGGCCGCCGACAATCGCACCCTCTTCTACACCGTCGAAGACCCCGAGCAAAAGCGCCAGTTCCAGTTCTTCCGCCATGTGCTCGGCACTCCGCACACTGAAGACGAGCTGGTCTTTGAAGAGAAGGACGAGCGCTTCAACATCGGCGCCGGACGCACCCGCGACGGCGAATTCCTCATCCTGCAAAGCTCCAGCCACACCACCAGCGAAGAGCAGTTCCTGCGCGCCGGCTCGCCCACCGCCGCCTGGACGCTCATCGAGCCGCGCCGCGACAACATCGAGTACTACGTCAACCACCGCCACGGCCACTGGTACATCCGCGCCAATGACACCGGGCGCAATTTCCGCCTCGTCTCCGCGCCAGAGGCCACACCCTCGCGCCAGCACTGGACCGAGATCATCCCGCACCGCGACGACGTCATGCTCGAAGAAGTCGATCTCTTCGCCGGCTTCTGCGTCGCCTTTGAGCGCCGCCAGGGGCTCGAACACCTGCGCGTCATCCACTTCCCCGGCGAAGGCCCGGCCTTCGGCCAAAGCAATGAAATCGCCTTCCCTGAGCCCGCCTACACCACGCACCCGCACATCAATCGCGTCTTTGACACCACGCGCTACCGCTACGCCTATCAGTCGCTCGTCACACCCAGCTCCGTCTACGAGTACGACACGGCCACCGGCCAGACCACCCTGCTCAAGCAGCTTGAAGTCCCCGGCGGATTCGACCGCACCCTCTACACCTCCGAGCGCATCTTCGCCCAGGCCTCCGACGGCGTCGAGGTGCCCATCTCCCTCGTCTACCGCAAAGACTCCTTCGAGCGCGGCAAAAATCCCCTCTGGGTCTACGGCTACGGTTCCTATGGATACCCGCTGCCCATGGGCTTCAACAGCAACCGCCTCAGCCTGCTTGACCGCGGCTTCGTGCTCGCCTACGCCCACATTCGCGGCGGCGGAGACATGGGCAAGCCCTGGCACGATGCCGGCCGCCTCATACACAAGCGCAACACCTTCACTGATTTCATCGCCGTCACCGAACACCTCGCCGCCCACGGTTACGGCGACCCGGCCCGCATCGCCGCCGAGGGTGGCAGCGCCGGCGGACTCCTCATGGGCGCCATCGTCAATCTGCGCCCCGATCTCTACCGCGCCATCGTCTCCCACGTTCCCTTCGTCGACGTCATGAACACCATGCTCGACGCCTCCCTGCCGCTCACCGTGCCCGAGTACGAGGAGTGGGGCAATCCCAACGAGCCCGAGGCCTTCGAGTACATGCTCAGCTACTCGCCTTATGACAACCTCAAGGCCGCCAGCTACCCGGCCATCCTCGTCAAAACCTCGCTCAATGACAGCCAGGTCATGTACTGGGAGCCCGCCAAGTACGTCGCAAAACTCCGCACCCTCAAGCAGGACAACCACCTGCTCCTGCTCCACACCAACATGAGCGCCGGCCACGGCGGAGCCTCCGGCCGCTACGACTACCTCAAGGAAATCGCCTTCGACTACGCCTTCCTCCTCCGCGAACTCGGCATCGTCTCTCTCTAG
- a CDS encoding DsbA family protein, whose translation MVNIRFRWALLLPVFLVAAMAFGQETPIQVRDASVLKPPPGAKIALIEFMDLECPVCGHDNPIIKDAVAKYHVPWIHYDFPLPQHNWSFDGAVYAQWFQAKSYDLGNQYRNFIYANQMQIETKSDLRNWTEKFARMHNIALPFVIDPQGIYAARVKTDVALGDRMGVQYTPTLWIVTNNYSHGKNYVQVTNFNDLYTMLDQAEAEVGNKGR comes from the coding sequence ATGGTGAACATCCGCTTTCGCTGGGCGCTTCTGCTTCCTGTCTTTTTAGTGGCCGCCATGGCCTTTGGGCAAGAAACTCCGATTCAGGTACGCGACGCTTCCGTCCTGAAGCCACCGCCGGGAGCAAAGATCGCTCTCATCGAGTTCATGGACCTCGAATGCCCCGTCTGCGGTCACGACAATCCCATCATCAAAGACGCCGTGGCCAAATACCACGTCCCGTGGATTCACTATGACTTCCCGCTCCCGCAGCACAACTGGAGCTTTGACGGAGCCGTCTACGCACAGTGGTTCCAGGCCAAGTCCTATGATCTCGGCAATCAGTATCGCAACTTCATCTATGCGAACCAGATGCAGATCGAGACCAAGAGCGACCTCCGCAACTGGACCGAAAAGTTCGCCAGGATGCACAATATCGCGCTGCCCTTTGTGATTGATCCCCAGGGCATATACGCAGCCCGGGTCAAGACAGACGTGGCGCTCGGCGACCGCATGGGCGTGCAATACACGCCGACCCTCTGGATTGTCACCAACAACTACAGCCACGGCAAAAACTACGTACAGGTCACCAACTTCAACGACCTCTACACCATGCTCGACCAGGCCGAAGCTGAAGTCGGCAACAAGGGCCGCTAG
- a CDS encoding vitamin K epoxide reductase family protein codes for MRYVLMVLALAGIVVSSLALHAHYSTRYLELPCDINSVWSCGLVNHSRYAVVFGIPVALIGILGYVVLAAVAWLRQRQMLLGLALIALGFALYLTNIEWHVLQEWCIYCVSSQIIILIFTILAAVWWFTCRCPKPAKAR; via the coding sequence ATGCGATATGTGCTCATGGTTCTGGCGCTGGCCGGAATCGTTGTTTCATCGCTGGCGCTGCATGCTCATTACTCCACCCGTTATCTGGAGCTGCCGTGCGACATTAACTCGGTATGGAGCTGCGGGCTGGTGAACCATAGCCGCTATGCGGTGGTGTTCGGGATTCCGGTGGCGCTGATCGGGATTCTGGGCTATGTGGTGCTGGCGGCGGTGGCGTGGCTGCGGCAGCGGCAGATGCTGCTGGGGCTGGCGCTGATTGCGCTGGGGTTTGCGCTTTATCTCACGAACATTGAGTGGCATGTACTGCAGGAGTGGTGCATTTACTGCGTTTCTTCGCAGATCATCATTCTGATCTTTACGATTCTGGCGGCGGTGTGGTGGTTTACGTGCCGGTGCCCGAAGCCAGCGAAGGCGCGCTAG
- a CDS encoding ABC transporter permease produces the protein MTLPALTFSPELQKGLLQCAVAVLAALTVMFLARKQAPGLLREIPWAELRGLLQIVIVGLILAVLLHGPRWTSLLVLGGMLLAAASIVRQRARKFPRPFSLALTGIAAGAGTILCLMALTGVIPVQIAILIPVGSMIIANTMNTQALFLDRLHGEISAHTGEIEAALALGASAEAAFAAFRAAAFRASLIPALNNIRSLGIVWIPGIMAGMVLSGASPLYAALYQFVVISTIFSASALTCLVTSRLVLRRVFSPQDQLTLRA, from the coding sequence ATGACGCTCCCCGCTCTCACGTTTTCGCCCGAGCTTCAAAAAGGCCTGCTGCAATGCGCCGTGGCCGTACTCGCCGCGCTCACCGTAATGTTCCTCGCGCGCAAACAGGCCCCCGGCCTGCTCCGCGAAATTCCCTGGGCCGAGCTGCGCGGCCTCCTTCAGATTGTCATCGTCGGACTGATTCTCGCCGTGCTGCTGCACGGCCCCCGCTGGACCAGCCTGCTCGTGCTCGGCGGCATGTTGCTCGCCGCCGCCAGCATCGTGCGTCAGCGCGCCCGCAAATTTCCCCGGCCCTTTTCGCTCGCGCTCACCGGCATCGCCGCCGGAGCAGGCACCATCCTCTGCCTCATGGCGCTCACCGGCGTCATTCCCGTCCAGATCGCCATTCTCATTCCCGTCGGCAGCATGATCATCGCCAATACCATGAACACGCAGGCCCTCTTCCTCGACCGCCTGCACGGTGAAATCAGCGCTCACACCGGCGAAATCGAAGCCGCCCTCGCGTTAGGAGCCTCCGCCGAAGCCGCCTTCGCCGCCTTCCGCGCCGCGGCCTTTCGCGCCAGCCTCATTCCGGCCCTCAACAACATCCGCTCGCTCGGCATTGTCTGGATCCCCGGCATCATGGCCGGCATGGTGCTCTCCGGCGCTTCGCCTCTCTACGCCGCGCTCTACCAGTTCGTGGTCATCTCCACCATCTTTTCGGCCTCGGCCCTCACCTGCCTGGTCACCAGCCGCCTCGTTCTGCGCCGCGTCTTCAGCCCGCAGGATCAACTGACCCTGCGAGCCTGA
- a CDS encoding ABC transporter ATP-binding protein, with amino-acid sequence MHANPPIPRPILECRNLSRALPGDPGRFLLRNISFALYSGERIAIVGPSGAGKSTLLRLINRLDEPTSGAILLDGEDTRALPPQALRRRIGLMMQRAYLFSGSVRQNIAYGPAQQNQQISDAEIDAWLSDVGLPGYGERDAQTLSGGEAQRVALLRALANQPEVLLLDEPTAALDEENRRSVEELIARLIQERQLTCLWVTHSLEQARLANRVLRLEAGQLTALGTPAQVLGELQP; translated from the coding sequence ATGCACGCTAACCCGCCCATCCCCCGGCCCATTCTCGAATGCCGCAACCTCTCCCGCGCGCTGCCCGGCGACCCGGGCCGCTTTCTGCTGCGCAACATCAGCTTCGCGCTCTACTCCGGCGAGCGCATCGCCATCGTCGGCCCCAGCGGAGCCGGCAAGAGCACCCTGCTGCGCCTCATCAACCGCCTCGACGAGCCCACCTCCGGCGCCATCCTGCTCGACGGCGAAGACACCCGCGCTCTTCCGCCGCAAGCCCTGCGCCGCCGCATTGGCCTCATGATGCAGAGGGCTTACCTCTTCTCCGGCTCAGTTCGGCAAAACATCGCCTACGGCCCCGCGCAGCAGAATCAGCAAATCTCCGACGCCGAAATCGACGCCTGGCTCAGCGACGTCGGCCTGCCCGGCTACGGCGAGCGCGACGCCCAAACCCTCTCCGGCGGCGAGGCCCAGCGCGTGGCCCTGCTGCGCGCGCTCGCCAACCAGCCCGAAGTCCTGCTGCTCGACGAGCCCACCGCTGCCCTCGATGAGGAAAACCGCCGCTCCGTCGAAGAGCTCATCGCACGCCTCATTCAAGAGCGCCAGCTTACCTGCCTGTGGGTCACGCACAGCCTCGAACAGGCGCGCCTCGCCAACCGTGTCCTGCGCCTTGAGGCCGGCCAGCTCACTGCCCTCGGCACACCAGCTCAAGTCCTCGGGGAGCTCCAGCCATGA
- a CDS encoding TPM domain-containing protein, whose translation MIRYSFWRGWWLVLAMCCLTGGLFAHAQAVKDLPKPTDYVSDFAHVMSPATVEKLDKVCGEVDHEAHAQIAVVTINTTNGIPIQQYAVELEDAWKVGPKATDRGLIILIAVQDRKRWIETGYGLEAVLPDALVGQIGRQMVPYLRENDFDSALTLAVDETSQVIAKDAGVKLKPLTRQGAEMAQPPRHLSFLQVVGVFLFILMVIALLIWAGSSGILGFLLGMFFSGWWGGGGGGFGGGGGFGGGGGGGNSDGFGGFGGGSTGGGGAGGSW comes from the coding sequence ATGATCCGGTATAGCTTTTGGCGCGGATGGTGGCTGGTTCTGGCAATGTGTTGCCTTACCGGGGGATTGTTTGCCCATGCGCAGGCGGTGAAAGACCTGCCGAAGCCGACCGATTATGTGAGCGATTTTGCGCATGTGATGTCTCCGGCGACCGTTGAGAAGCTCGACAAGGTGTGCGGCGAGGTGGACCACGAGGCGCATGCCCAGATTGCGGTGGTGACCATCAACACCACAAACGGCATACCCATTCAGCAGTATGCGGTCGAGCTGGAAGATGCATGGAAGGTTGGGCCCAAGGCGACCGACCGGGGCCTGATCATTCTGATTGCCGTGCAGGACCGCAAGCGCTGGATTGAGACCGGCTACGGACTCGAAGCGGTGCTGCCGGATGCGCTGGTCGGGCAGATTGGGCGGCAGATGGTGCCGTATCTGCGCGAGAACGACTTTGACAGCGCGCTGACCCTGGCCGTGGATGAGACCTCGCAGGTGATTGCGAAGGATGCCGGCGTGAAGCTGAAGCCGCTGACCCGCCAGGGCGCGGAGATGGCGCAGCCGCCACGGCACCTGAGCTTTTTGCAGGTGGTGGGCGTCTTTCTCTTTATTCTGATGGTCATTGCCCTGCTGATCTGGGCCGGTTCGTCGGGAATCCTGGGCTTTCTGCTGGGCATGTTTTTCAGCGGATGGTGGGGCGGCGGTGGTGGCGGCTTCGGCGGCGGTGGTGGTTTTGGCGGCGGCGGCGGAGGCGGTAACAGTGATGGATTTGGCGGTTTCGGCGGCGGTAGCACGGGCGGCGGCGGAGCCGGTGGCAGTTGGTGA
- a CDS encoding LemA family protein: MMRRGLWIAMGVIVVIVMAGLLVFGSYVSAKNQMVALQENVHEHWSQVDVVLERRADLIPNLVATVKGYAQHEEKIFDDVANARAALLNAHTPAGKIQANQQLDGALGRLLAISESYPNLKANQNFLALQDQLEGTENRIAVERHRYNESVRAYNTYIRQFPNSIWAGVAGFQPDENYFAASAAARQVPQVKF, encoded by the coding sequence ATGATGCGTCGTGGTTTGTGGATTGCAATGGGAGTCATCGTCGTCATAGTGATGGCGGGACTGCTGGTGTTTGGCAGCTACGTCTCGGCCAAGAACCAGATGGTGGCCTTGCAGGAGAATGTGCATGAGCACTGGTCGCAGGTGGATGTGGTGCTCGAGCGGCGCGCCGATCTGATTCCGAACCTGGTGGCCACGGTGAAGGGCTATGCCCAGCACGAAGAGAAGATCTTTGACGATGTGGCTAATGCACGCGCGGCGCTCTTGAATGCGCACACGCCAGCGGGCAAGATTCAGGCCAACCAACAACTGGATGGCGCGTTGGGGCGGCTGCTGGCCATCAGCGAAAGCTACCCGAATCTGAAGGCGAATCAGAATTTTCTGGCGCTGCAGGACCAGTTGGAGGGCACGGAGAACCGCATCGCCGTGGAGCGGCATCGATACAACGAGTCAGTGCGCGCCTATAACACCTATATCCGGCAGTTCCCGAACAGCATCTGGGCCGGAGTTGCGGGCTTCCAGCCGGATGAGAACTACTTTGCGGCCAGCGCGGCGGCGCGGCAGGTGCCGCAGGTGAAGTTCTAA
- a CDS encoding IS481-like element ISAcp2 family transposase yields MDIHQNARLTPYSREQLARKVICTGCTLKLAAASFNVSAKTAGKWVRRYRAEGSDGLRDRSSRPHRSPRRLPEALRLSVIELRRGYMPGYQIARRSAVSVSSVSRILRRARLSRWRDLNPPPPVVRYEHAAPGDLLHLDIKGMTRFGEVSLRGDGRLRGKKEHPGFLALHVAVDDHSRMVFAQMLADQKAETTIGFLHAAVEFFASHGIGIRALLTDNGSSYRSRQFRQACQQMAIKHSRTRPYTPRTNGKAERFIQTAMREWAYAKHWTDSSQRDQHLQSWIHYYNHERPHGSLNYKPPSSRSQEGTTS; encoded by the coding sequence ATGGACATTCACCAGAATGCTCGTCTAACGCCTTACAGTCGAGAGCAGTTGGCGAGAAAAGTTATTTGTACCGGGTGCACGTTGAAGCTGGCCGCGGCCAGCTTCAACGTGAGCGCAAAGACGGCCGGCAAATGGGTGCGCCGGTATCGCGCCGAGGGTTCGGATGGCTTGCGGGACCGCAGCTCGCGTCCGCATCGCAGCCCGCGGCGCTTGCCGGAGGCGTTGCGGCTGAGTGTGATTGAGCTACGGCGGGGTTACATGCCGGGGTATCAGATCGCCCGGCGCAGCGCTGTGAGCGTGTCTTCGGTGAGCCGTATTTTGCGGCGCGCGCGGCTGAGCCGATGGCGCGATCTGAACCCGCCTCCGCCGGTGGTTCGCTATGAGCATGCCGCTCCAGGCGACTTGCTGCATCTGGACATCAAAGGCATGACGCGCTTCGGCGAGGTCTCGCTGCGCGGCGACGGCAGGCTGCGGGGCAAGAAGGAACACCCGGGCTTTTTGGCTCTGCATGTGGCCGTCGACGATCACTCGCGCATGGTCTTCGCCCAGATGCTGGCCGATCAGAAGGCGGAAACCACGATCGGTTTTCTGCACGCGGCGGTTGAGTTTTTCGCCAGCCATGGTATCGGCATCCGCGCGCTGCTGACCGACAACGGCAGCAGCTACCGCTCTCGCCAGTTCCGTCAGGCTTGCCAGCAGATGGCCATCAAACACAGCCGCACTCGGCCCTATACCCCCAGAACCAACGGCAAGGCCGAGCGCTTCATCCAGACAGCCATGCGCGAATGGGCTTACGCCAAACACTGGACCGACTCCAGCCAGAGAGATCAACACTTGCAGTCCTGGATCCACTACTACAACCACGAAAGACCTCATGGTAGCCTCAACTACAAACCGCCAAGCAGCCGATCCCAAGAAGGAACAACCTCTTGA
- the serS gene encoding serine--tRNA ligase has translation MLDLAFVRANLELVEARLRARGQNPAELLGDFAAVDQHRRERITEAEQLKATRNKLSEEVARLRKAKEDASAVMEETRQLKTKIEDLERAATEAEEQLRERMARIPNLPYEDVPTGASAEDNVEVKRWGTPREFDFAPKPHWELGEQLGILDFERAAKLSGARFAVYWAEGARLERALAAFMLDLHTREHGYTEVLPPLMVNSRSLFGTGQLPKFAEDLFRCEDGEPYQAGKYRENDHWLIPTAEVPLTNLFRDETLDDSQLSTSLVAHTSCFRSEAGSYGKDVRGIIRQHQFQKVELVKFTRPEDSAAEHEALTRHAETVLERLGLPYRRMLLCTGDMGFSSAKTYDLEVWLPGQQVYREISSCSNFDAFQARRAGIRYRPRGQGKSAHVHTLNGSGLAIGRTWLAILENYQQADGSVRIPEALIPYMGTEVIESRNVAQGAK, from the coding sequence ATGCTCGATTTAGCATTTGTCCGCGCCAATCTTGAACTGGTGGAAGCCAGACTGCGCGCGCGCGGCCAGAACCCCGCCGAACTGCTGGGCGACTTTGCCGCCGTTGACCAGCACCGCCGTGAACGCATCACCGAGGCCGAACAGCTCAAGGCCACCCGCAACAAGCTGAGCGAAGAAGTGGCCCGCCTGCGCAAGGCGAAGGAAGATGCTTCGGCCGTGATGGAAGAGACGCGGCAGCTCAAGACAAAGATTGAAGATCTGGAACGCGCGGCTACCGAGGCCGAGGAGCAGCTTCGCGAGCGGATGGCGCGCATCCCGAACCTGCCGTATGAAGACGTGCCCACGGGCGCGAGCGCCGAAGACAATGTAGAGGTGAAGCGCTGGGGCACTCCGCGGGAGTTTGACTTTGCGCCGAAGCCGCACTGGGAGCTGGGCGAGCAGCTTGGCATTCTGGACTTTGAGCGCGCGGCCAAGCTCTCAGGCGCGCGATTTGCCGTTTACTGGGCTGAGGGTGCGAGGCTGGAGCGCGCGCTGGCGGCCTTTATGCTCGACCTGCACACGCGCGAGCACGGTTACACCGAAGTGCTGCCGCCGTTGATGGTGAACAGCCGCTCGCTCTTTGGCACGGGGCAGTTGCCCAAGTTTGCCGAAGACCTCTTTCGCTGCGAGGACGGCGAGCCGTACCAGGCGGGCAAGTACCGGGAGAATGACCACTGGCTGATTCCTACCGCGGAAGTGCCGCTGACGAATCTGTTTCGCGATGAGACGCTGGACGATAGCCAACTGAGCACCTCTCTGGTGGCGCATACCTCATGCTTCCGTTCCGAGGCCGGGTCTTATGGCAAGGATGTTCGGGGTATTATCCGGCAGCATCAATTTCAGAAGGTGGAATTGGTGAAGTTCACGCGGCCCGAGGACAGTGCCGCCGAGCACGAGGCGCTGACACGCCATGCCGAGACGGTGCTGGAGCGGCTGGGGCTGCCGTACCGCCGCATGCTGCTGTGCACGGGAGATATGGGCTTCAGCTCGGCCAAGACCTATGACCTTGAGGTGTGGCTGCCGGGGCAGCAGGTGTACCGGGAGATTTCTTCCTGCTCGAACTTTGACGCGTTTCAGGCGCGGCGGGCGGGCATTCGCTACCGGCCGCGCGGGCAGGGCAAGTCGGCCCATGTGCATACGCTGAATGGCAGCGGTCTTGCGATTGGGCGCACGTGGCTGGCGATTCTGGAGAACTATCAGCAGGCCGACGGCTCGGTTCGTATTCCCGAAGCGTTGATTCCTTACATGGGGACGGAAGTGATCGAGTCCCGCAACGTAGCGCAAGGAGCGAAGTAA
- a CDS encoding LolA family protein → MKRNWMGYVLAASMLAPAPLVAQAPAQNQAQLKQILSEMDAASAHFRSASASFNADLYTAIVQQHEPQTGTIAFRREHGGTEMMVHITSEGGQPANRQLVFKHGQLDYYEPNLKQETIYSAGNNYESFLTIGFGGSGRDLAAHWQITLEGTGMMNGVKVAKLDLVSKDAKVRNNFSHITIWIDPQKSLAYKQELFMPSGDTRTVNYTDVRYNKPLPSSMFTIHAAPGTKKIVK, encoded by the coding sequence ATGAAACGAAACTGGATGGGTTACGTATTGGCGGCCAGCATGCTGGCTCCTGCGCCGCTGGTGGCACAGGCCCCCGCGCAGAACCAGGCGCAGTTGAAGCAGATTTTGTCTGAGATGGATGCCGCGTCGGCGCATTTTCGCAGCGCCTCGGCGAGCTTCAATGCTGATCTCTACACGGCGATTGTGCAGCAGCATGAGCCGCAGACGGGCACGATTGCCTTTCGCCGCGAGCATGGCGGCACGGAGATGATGGTGCACATCACCAGCGAAGGCGGACAGCCGGCGAACCGCCAACTGGTTTTCAAGCACGGCCAACTGGACTACTACGAGCCGAACCTGAAGCAGGAGACCATTTACTCGGCCGGAAATAATTACGAGAGCTTTTTGACGATCGGCTTTGGCGGCAGCGGGCGGGACTTAGCCGCGCACTGGCAGATCACGCTCGAAGGCACCGGGATGATGAACGGCGTGAAGGTGGCGAAGCTTGACCTGGTATCGAAGGATGCGAAGGTCAGAAACAACTTCAGCCACATCACGATCTGGATCGATCCGCAGAAGTCACTCGCCTATAAGCAGGAGCTTTTTATGCCCTCGGGCGACACGCGTACGGTGAACTACACGGATGTGCGCTATAACAAGCCGCTGCCGTCTTCGATGTTCACGATTCATGCCGCGCCGGGGACGAAGAAGATCGTGAAGTAG
- a CDS encoding ArnT family glycosyltransferase, which produces MRAVISRPGTNTLHTWLALATGLALRLWMVAAFPDLDGDPQIYGSIARNWFFHGIYGITANGHTHATLIRLPGYPFFLGLCFILFGKGKYTGALLVQVLADLGTCLLIAALARRLCGARAARWALWLAILCPFTASYAAAGLTETLELLTIALSFYAFMRLVEEKPPADPGISARMWGWTLLLALSATYAALLRPDGPLAGVVLYPALLLYGLRNRPPSTGLHRGQSIRLLAVCLVITAIPFSLWTIRNWRTFHVFQPLAPRYANEPWQSSDPGWQRWISTVCADFTCTYDIYWNLNGTPLDFDQLPARAFDSPAQKQATRQLFEDYNRTEFLSPALDARFGQLAAQRFHDHPWRYRVELPLLRLADMWLRPRTEMLPVSNRWWRYSDHPQETIFDWAYAGLNLALLIAAIVGLVKKPPYFWIIVAFIAARCALLLTLETPEPRYTLECFPLLLALAGMAFARCPTSRSSSSPARHES; this is translated from the coding sequence ATGCGTGCTGTCATCTCACGGCCCGGGACAAACACACTCCACACCTGGCTGGCGCTCGCCACCGGTCTGGCGCTGCGCCTGTGGATGGTCGCCGCATTCCCTGACCTGGATGGCGACCCGCAAATCTACGGTAGCATTGCCCGCAACTGGTTCTTCCACGGCATATACGGCATCACCGCCAATGGTCACACCCACGCCACCTTGATTCGGCTGCCCGGCTATCCCTTCTTCCTTGGACTCTGTTTCATCCTCTTTGGTAAGGGGAAATACACCGGGGCCCTGCTGGTGCAGGTGCTCGCCGATCTTGGCACCTGCCTGCTCATCGCCGCCCTTGCACGGCGTCTCTGCGGTGCGCGAGCCGCGCGCTGGGCCTTGTGGCTCGCCATTCTCTGCCCGTTCACGGCCAGCTATGCCGCCGCAGGACTCACCGAGACCCTCGAACTCCTCACCATCGCGCTCTCTTTTTATGCCTTCATGCGCCTGGTCGAAGAAAAACCTCCCGCTGATCCCGGCATCTCCGCCCGCATGTGGGGCTGGACGCTGCTGCTCGCCCTCAGCGCAACCTACGCCGCTCTGCTGCGGCCCGATGGTCCGCTGGCCGGCGTCGTGCTCTACCCGGCCCTGCTGCTCTACGGTCTGCGGAACCGGCCCCCTTCTACCGGCCTCCATCGTGGCCAATCCATCCGGCTGCTCGCCGTCTGCCTGGTCATCACGGCCATCCCCTTTTCACTCTGGACAATCCGCAACTGGCGCACCTTCCACGTCTTCCAGCCGCTCGCGCCGCGCTACGCCAATGAACCCTGGCAAAGCTCTGACCCCGGCTGGCAGCGCTGGATCTCCACCGTCTGCGCCGACTTCACCTGCACCTATGACATCTATTGGAATCTGAACGGCACGCCGCTCGACTTTGACCAGCTCCCGGCCCGCGCCTTCGATTCGCCCGCGCAAAAGCAGGCCACCCGGCAGCTCTTTGAGGACTACAACCGCACCGAATTCCTCTCCCCTGCGCTCGATGCCCGCTTCGGCCAGCTTGCAGCTCAGCGCTTCCACGACCACCCCTGGCGGTACCGTGTCGAACTCCCGCTGCTGCGTCTCGCCGATATGTGGTTGCGCCCGAGGACAGAAATGCTGCCCGTCTCCAACCGCTGGTGGCGCTACAGCGACCATCCGCAGGAGACCATCTTCGACTGGGCCTACGCCGGGCTCAATCTCGCGCTGCTCATCGCCGCAATCGTCGGTCTCGTCAAAAAGCCACCTTATTTCTGGATTATCGTGGCCTTTATCGCCGCACGCTGCGCGCTGCTCCTCACGCTGGAAACGCCCGAGCCTCGCTACACGCTCGAGTGTTTTCCCCTGCTGCTCGCGCTCGCCGGCATGGCCTTCGCGCGCTGCCCTACTTCACGATCTTCTTCGTCCCCGGCGCGGCATGAATCGTGA